The genomic window GGTTCAACACCTATGCTGGTGACGTTGGAGCCAAGCATACGCAGCGCTTTGACTGTACCGCACAGGGTTCCACCCGTGCCAACGGCACCCACGAGATAATCAATGTCGGCATCGACGTCCCGCAGCAGTTCTTCCGCAAGCCCAATGTAGCCCAAATTATTATTGGGATTATAGTGCTGATCAGGCCAGAAGGCTCCGGTTGCGGCCACGATCTCTTCGGCCATGCGTCGGCGCTGCACCGTGCTGGGGCCTTCACCATTGCCTTCAACAAAAATCAGATCGGCTCCCATCGCTTTCATGGCGCGCAACTTGTCGCGTGACGCATGATGATCAACAACCGCAGTAAACCGATAACCTCGCTCAAGGGCCACGAGCGCGAGCCCTGTGCCGGTATTGCCCGATGTTGGCTCCACGATATGCCCGCCGGGCTTAAGCTTGCCTTCACGTTCGGCGGCGAGGATCATCGCGCGCGCCATGCGCACTTTGCACGATCCTGTCGGATTGAACTGTTCCAATTTCAGCAAAAGTCGGCTTCCCGTGCCCGTTTTCGCAAGTTCGAGCATTGGCGTATCGCCAATCAACTCTGAGGCTTTCGCCTTGACGCAATCAAAAGAGTGACGATTGAGAATATTCATTGATCTATCCTCCAGGTGAAATGTTCACCTTGTTGAGACACAATAATTTTTGGAGGGAGCGGAAGCTGGTGAAACTCGCTCTCATTTTTGTCCATCTGATAGCCGGCAGTATTGGGATAGACAATCAGGTCGCCATGACGTGGCGTTGCGGGGAAAAAGATTTTTCGCCAGGTCAAAACGTCATATTCCATGCAACTTGAGCCACCAATGGCAGCCCGAACTGGTATTTGCGCACGCGCTGCCCCGCGCTGAATGAGAGAGGGCGTGGGCAGAAATTCACTGTTCTTCCATTGCTCGGACAGGCTCATGCTCAGTCCGGCAACGGTGACAATGCCGTGGTCATCATTCTGCTTAAACCCCTGGACCGGGAACACCGTCATGCCCGCGCCATCCAGCAGCGCCCTTCCCGGCTCGAGATAGAGCTGTATCTTGGCGGCGCTGAGCTGTGCCGACAGGGTCGCATTTCCTGTCGGTGATTGCAGGATAGCATCCAGCATATCTGCACCCGTGGGAGTTTGATAATTCGGATAAAACTGGCTGAAGCTCTTGCCTGCATGAAAGTGGCTGGGGTTGAGATTGGCGTTAAACGCGAGCCAATCTTCTTCATCAACGTAACGGCAGGCAAAGCCTCCGCCAATCGAGATCGCATTGCAGGGAAATCCGCGCTCTCTTGCCTCTCTGCACCGCTCAATCAACGCAGATGCCAGCTCTGCTCGTGGTGCAACGGCGTACCCGTCAAGATGGAACGAGAATCCGTCCATAATAATAGAGTGCCGGTTTTCGGCGCAGCGCTGCAAAGCTGTAGCAAGATCGTTTGGATTGAGACCAAAGCGGCTGTTTGGTGCCTTGGGCGGCAAGATGCGCAACAAAATCCGCAATGATCCTGTTTCAGATGCGATCATGATCGCCCGTTCAAGTTCGTCCAATGCATCAATCGCAACAATTGCCCGGTGTCGGGCTGACAACCATAGAAGCTCATCGCTTTTGGCGGCCCCTGTTACCCCGATGTTTTCACCACGGATGCCATTGGCAAGTGCATGGTGAAATTCAGGCACACTTGCGACATCGACCGAACCATTATGCTTGGCCACTTCGCGGAGCCATGCCGCCGCCTTATTGGCCTTTTTGCCATAAAACACATGCCCGTTAACGTTTCGATGGCGCAAAGCTGCCTGAAACGCCAGCAAGTTATCGGCAAAACTCTGCGGATGAACGAGGTGAAATGGGCCGTTGGCGACGTGTGCAATCTGATCCAGAATTTTGACATCACGCTTGATGTCGATCGCCCAAGGCCGCTCAATGGCCCGCATCGTATTGGGTGCAGCCCGTATCGTATTGGGTGCTATTTCCATAGCTCGACCCTCGTACCCCGGCCCGCCGAAATCGCACGCATTGCAAAAGCATGCGCAACGGGAATATCCGTAATGATCATGCCACTGCTGAAAGCAAAAACCCGGTCAGTCTGTGAGCGACGTCCAGGCTTTCGACCCGCAACGATCTCCGGGAGTTCGGCGTCAATGCTGGCAACTTGCCCTTCACCTGCCAGCCTTTTGCCGGTCACGCCCATCTGGCCTTCGTTTGTGGCAATAGCGTAATCGGCTTGGTGCAGGGCACCGGCCTCGACACCTTTGCTCGCAACTGAAATCAACAACCCTCCAGCGGGGAGCCAATTGGTCTGGATCTTCGGATGCGCTGCACGCCCCGAGGCGGCCACAACGATGTCCGATTGAGAAACAGCCTCGGGCACATCATCCACCAATTCAATGGTGCGATCAGGAAAGTATTTGGCGAATGTCGAGAGGCTCAGCGCCAACCCATCCGGGTGCGTGCCGTAGAGGCGAAACGTCTTCAGTGATGGCAATGCCGTCAACAGATAGGCCAGTGTATTGACGCCCTGCGCGCCGGTTCCAACCATCAAAACGGACTGCGGGTTTTCCTTGGCGCAATATTTTGCAATGATGGCTGTCGTAGCCGGCGTGCGTGAGCCACCAATCCGCTGGCAATCCATAAGCGCAAAGGGCAAGCCGGTTGTGTCATCATAAAGGCTGATCGTCGTATAATATTTTTCTGCACTATCATTGCCTTGACGATAGGATGTCTTGAAACCCAGTTGTTCCAGAGCGCCATCATATCCCAGCATGGAATAGGATACGGCATCGCGCTCCTCCTTTGGAAGAGGCATCATCAATTTCGTTGGGCAACGAGAGGCACCATTCGCGTAATATCGATAGGCATCTTCGACCAACCTGATGACCTCGGCCGGCGGTAACTCAATATCCGATATGTCTGTGCGACTCAAAATATGCAACGCAGGTGTATGCAGGTATGACTTAGTCATGAACTGTCCTTTATGGCGAAAATGGTTTTTGGGCATGCGAAAGCGCAAGGGATTCCTGAAACAGGACCCGTGTATTTCTTGAGGATTGACCATAGGAGGAGCGCTTTACAAAACGCAAAAAGCACTCTGTAACACTCTAAAAGTTCCGCATAGTTTTTCTTTAAACAGAGTCCTGTTTAACAAATTATGCAGTAAAGACTTATGTGATGAGGTAACGTCTATTGCGACGTCATAATAAATCCCGCACCATCAAAAGGTGCTGGTGCCCAGCTTTTGCTACGGGGATACTTGAGATCGTCAAGTGGAACCGCACACTCAGGCTTAGGTCCATTGAAAATATGTCGTGTTGTCTTGACAGGGAATTTATTGCCGGTGCGCGCCATTTCGAAAATGCTGTGTGGTGTAATGATCTCACCTGGCCGCCAAGCGCTGACCTCAACAGTGTCATAGTCCCTGAATGAGACCGGTATAACTTCCAGCTGAAGCCTCTTGGCAACCGTGAGGCGATGGTGTCCATCCATCACAAAGAATGCATTTTTATGGACGTAGATGGGATCGGTCCAAACGCCATGCCGCACGATCTTGCGTTCGAGCCCCACGACATGAATTTCGTCAACCTCTTCGGTCGGTATAAGTTTGTTTGGATCTATTAGAAAATATATTGGAATGCCCGTATTCATTGACGTCTCCCTAGACGTTTGTATTGACGAGACTTTTGTATAAATTTTTTTTATGCCCTGACCTTAGCGCGATTATAGGTGTTGTCAATTAAAAACATGATTGCTTTTATCATCTTTTAATTTACACGCAAAAGTAGCGCTTCCCAATAAATTGGACCGCTTAGAACTGGAATTTTCCGCCTATGACCGCTTTTGGAAAGCGGCGTGATAAAAGCTCGGCCAAGCGCCTGCTGATGGCGTTGATGAAGCGCTATGGCTTTATCCCAAAGCGGATCACAACCAATAAACGGCGCAGCAAAGGCTGACCTGTCATCCAGCCTCGACCACTGCCACCACAAGGGCTTCAACAATAGGGCTGGGAATAGAAACCTGCCGTTCCATGCATTCCGCCAGCCGCAATTGCTTTTCAGTTCCGTCCCGCCGCGCCGCGCACACAATCCGCTACCATCGGCTCGAAGCGTTCGATGCATGGGAAGCAGCATCACTCCGCAAGTTTTCCACAGCCAGCCATTGCAATCGCAGAACTGGACAATTGAATATCCATCAAGGTCTCGACAACGAAAACGAGTATGGCTAATAGCGTAACGATATAACATAAGGGAGATGCCCATGCTCAAGACATCCATATCCATGCTCGCAGCATCTGTACTGCTGCTCTTTTCCGGCTCGGCGTTTGCCGGCGCGAACGACATGATCGTGGACGTCGTCGCTCCCTTCGAGATCACCGGGTTGGATCCAGCCAAGTCGGGCGATATCTTCCTGCGTATGGGCATTGTCGAAACACTGGTGGAATCCGACAAGGACGGCAACCCGGCACCGGCGCTCGCAAAAAGCTGGGTCGCCTCGCCTGACGGCGCGTCGGTGCGTTTCAGTCTCCAGCCGGGTATCACCTTTCATGACGGATCGGCGCTTGCTGCGGAAGATGTCGCCAGAGCGCTGAACATTGCGCGGGGCAAACCCGGCCTTCTGAGCAAAGCGCCGATTGAGTCCATAACCGCCGACGGGCAAGGCACCGTTGTCGTTACGCTGACGCGGCCTTTTGCCCCAATTCTGGCCTTCCTTGCTGAAAGTCGCGCACAGATACTTGCGCCGTCTGCCTATGAGGGCAACAGCGTCAAGGCAATTATCGGCACCGGCCCCTTCAAGCTGACAGGTATCGAGGCACCGCAAAGTCTCGCCGTCGAACGGTTTGATGGCTATTGGGGCCGCAAGCCCGCCATTGAGAAAGCGACCTATCTCACGGTAAGCCGCGGAGAAACCCGCGCTTTGATGGCTGAAAGCGGCGATGCGGACTATGTCTTCAACCTCGATCCGGCCAGCCGCACACGTCTGGCCAAGAGCGACAAGGTCAAGCTGCTCTCGACCTCGATCCCGCGCAGCGTATTGTTGAAGGTGAATGCTGGTCTGGCCTCACTTGAAGACGTCAAGGCGCGCGAGGCGCTGAGCCTTGCCATCGACCGTGAAGGGCTGGCGGTGGCCATCCTGCGCTATCCGGCCGCAGCAACCCAGCTTTTCCCACCGAGCGTCGGAATCTGGTACGACAAGTCGCTTGCCCCCCTCACCTATGATCCAGACAAGGCAAAGTCCCTTCTTGCCGAACTCGGTTGGAAGGCCGGATCAGATGGCATTCTTCAGAAGGACGAAAAGCGCTTCGCCCTGACGCTGACCACCTATCCGGATCGCCCCGAGTTACCGCTGATTGCCGCCGTCCTTCAGGACCAGTTCAAGGAAATCGGCGTCGCATTGACGATCAATTCGGCCAATTCCAGCGAAATCCCAGCCAAGCATCAGGACGGCACGCTGGAACTGGCGCTGATGGCGCGCAACTTCGCCCTGGTTCCCGATCCCATTGGCACGATGCTTTCTGACTATGGCCCCAAGGGCGGCGATTGGGGTGCCATGAACTGGGCCAATACGGATTTCAACAAGGCCCTTGACGAGCTGACCCGTGCCACGGAACCGGCAGCAGCCGAAACCTTGCGTCATAGAGCCGTCGCTGCCATTCAAAACGATTTGCCAGTGATTCCGATTGCCTGGTATCAGCAGACGATTGCAGTATCTCCAAAGCTGGAGGGGGCTGCCATCGACCCCTTTGAGCGGAGTTTTGGCCTCCAGAATATGCGGTGGGCAAAATGATCGGCACTATCGTCAGCCGTCTCATCCAGGCAGCTCTGGTGGCGCTCATGGTTGGTATCCTGACGTTCGTCATGGCTAGGTCGCTGCCCGGAGACCTTGTCTACCGGATCGCGGCTGGCCGCTACGGCTACGACATCGTCGATAGCGCCGCGGCGGCCAAAGTTGCAGCGGAGTTGAACATCGGCCAACCATCGCTTGCCGCTCTCGGGCAATGGTTGCTGGACCTGCTGCGTTTCGATCTCGGCACATCTCTGGTGACCGGTGAGCCGGTGGCGCAAGCCATCCGTGCCCAGTTAGGCCATACGCTTGAATTGGCGCTTGTCGCCATTCTGCTATCGCTTCATCGGCCCGCCGCTTGGCGTTCTGGCGGGTCTGCGACCCGGCGGTCTGCTCGATCGTGCATTGATGTTACTGTCGACCGCGCTGCGGGCACTGCCGCAATTCGTCGTTGGTCTGATCCTGATTATCGTCTTCGGTCTCACCCTCAATCTGTTGCCGACCGCTGGGCACGAGCACGGCGGCCACCTTGTCCTGCCAGCCCTTACGCTGGCGCTCGGTCTTGCGGCGGTCTCCAATCGCGTCGCCAGAGACGCCATGCTCTCCGTCTCCCAATCCGCCTATTATGCGTTTGGACGCACCAAGGGCCTTTCAGAATGGCAGGTCTTTCGTCATCACGGTTTGCGCAACGTCGCTGTGCCGATCGTCACCTATCTCGGCGTCCAGTTCGTCTACCTCGTTGAAGGCGTGGTCGTGGTCGAGACGCTGTTCGCTTGGCCGGGGATTGGACATGCGCTGGTCCATGCCATTTTTGGACGGGACCTGCCGATGATCCAGGGCACAGCTCTTATCATGGGTCTGTTCTTCGTGATCCTCAACGCGGGCATCGACCTCATGTGTCACATCATCGATCCTCGGAGACGCACGACATGACGGCTCTCGATTATACAGCGCCAACTGAGGCGCGTTGGCCGCCACGCCGGCTGGCGGGACTTGCGATCCTCGCAGGCCTGCTGGTATTCGCCTTCCTCCCTCTGTTGATCGGGGGCGAGAATCCGTTGAAACAATCATTACGGCTCTCGCTGCAGGGGCCGACTGTGAGTAACTGGTTCGGATACGACCACCTTGGCCGCTCGATGCAAGCGCGCCTTTCGGCTGCGCTGCGGCTATCCCTCGGCTTGGCAGCACTGTCGGTCCTGACCGCGATGATCCCTGGCGCTCTTCTGGGTGCTGCCGCCGCCTGGCGCGGCGGTTTTATCGATAGGGCGATCGGTGCGGTCTCGGAAGCCTTTCTGGCTCTGCCCGGACTACTCTTGATCCTGATGCTGACCGCGATCGTCCCCGATAGCGCCGCCATGCTCTATCTCGGCATTTCTCTGGTGCTTTGGGTCGAATACTTCCGTATCACCCGCGCTCTCACAAAGCCGTTGCTTGCGTCACCAGCCGTCGAAGCCTCAAGGCTTCTCGGGTTCGGGCCAATCTATATTCTACGCAGGCATTTATGGCCGGACATCGCGCCGGTGCTGCTGACTATGGGGGCCTATGGGGCAGCATCCGCCATGATGGCTATCACCGCCCTCGGTTTCGTCAGCGTCGGCGTTCGGCCTCCAACACCCGAGCTCGGTGCCATGATGATCGAGCTTCTTCCCTATTATGAGGAAGCCCCCCACGCCATTCTCCAACCAATCGCAACGATCTTTCTGATCGTTCTCGCGTTGCAGCTCATCGGGGGAAAGAACAAGCCATGACCGTTTTACTCGATGTGACCAATGCGACGGTTTGCACCTCAACCGGCGTCCTGGTAGAGCCGGTCAGCCTCACGCTTCATGCCGGACGCGCTTTTACCATTCTTGGCGAAACCGGATCGGGCAAGAGCCTGCTCGCACAAGCCATCATGGGCATCCTGCCGGACGGACTGACCGCGAAGGGCAACGCCATAATAGACGGCATTGCCCTTGACCTCGCCAACCCCTTGGGGCATCGCGCGCTCTGGGGGCGCAAGGTCAGCATTCTGCCGCAAGAACCGTGGCTGGCGCTGGACCCAACCATGGATTCTGCCCGGCAGATTGCCGAGGGACATAGGTTTGTTGGCGGCATGACGACGACAGCCTCTCTCGCGGC from Agrobacterium vitis includes these protein-coding regions:
- a CDS encoding ornithine cyclodeaminase; amino-acid sequence: MTKSYLHTPALHILSRTDISDIELPPAEVIRLVEDAYRYYANGASRCPTKLMMPLPKEERDAVSYSMLGYDGALEQLGFKTSYRQGNDSAEKYYTTISLYDDTTGLPFALMDCQRIGGSRTPATTAIIAKYCAKENPQSVLMVGTGAQGVNTLAYLLTALPSLKTFRLYGTHPDGLALSLSTFAKYFPDRTIELVDDVPEAVSQSDIVVAASGRAAHPKIQTNWLPAGGLLISVASKGVEAGALHQADYAIATNEGQMGVTGKRLAGEGQVASIDAELPEIVAGRKPGRRSQTDRVFAFSSGMIITDIPVAHAFAMRAISAGRGTRVELWK
- a CDS encoding ABC transporter permease; protein product: MTALDYTAPTEARWPPRRLAGLAILAGLLVFAFLPLLIGGENPLKQSLRLSLQGPTVSNWFGYDHLGRSMQARLSAALRLSLGLAALSVLTAMIPGALLGAAAAWRGGFIDRAIGAVSEAFLALPGLLLILMLTAIVPDSAAMLYLGISLVLWVEYFRITRALTKPLLASPAVEASRLLGFGPIYILRRHLWPDIAPVLLTMGAYGAASAMMAITALGFVSVGVRPPTPELGAMMIELLPYYEEAPHAILQPIATIFLIVLALQLIGGKNKP
- a CDS encoding PLP-dependent cysteine synthase family protein, giving the protein MNILNRHSFDCVKAKASELIGDTPMLELAKTGTGSRLLLKLEQFNPTGSCKVRMARAMILAAEREGKLKPGGHIVEPTSGNTGTGLALVALERGYRFTAVVDHHASRDKLRAMKAMGADLIFVEGNGEGPSTVQRRRMAEEIVAATGAFWPDQHYNPNNNLGYIGLAEELLRDVDADIDYLVGAVGTGGTLCGTVKALRMLGSNVTSIGVEPTGSIIFGGPAGKYWQTGAGAPGGFTVGPNVDHAFIDEGLTVDDVDAFSAARVIARRTGLLIGGTAGAAIHVAMKRLALIEPNSTMVVLVCDAGEKYLDSIYDDDWLIERHLLDGAKHMGVHGLFDAYQESMRLVSAPAFSMGV
- a CDS encoding ParB N-terminal domain-containing protein — protein: MNTGIPIYFLIDPNKLIPTEEVDEIHVVGLERKIVRHGVWTDPIYVHKNAFFVMDGHHRLTVAKRLQLEVIPVSFRDYDTVEVSAWRPGEIITPHSIFEMARTGNKFPVKTTRHIFNGPKPECAVPLDDLKYPRSKSWAPAPFDGAGFIMTSQ
- a CDS encoding alanine racemase; this encodes MEIAPNTIRAAPNTMRAIERPWAIDIKRDVKILDQIAHVANGPFHLVHPQSFADNLLAFQAALRHRNVNGHVFYGKKANKAAAWLREVAKHNGSVDVASVPEFHHALANGIRGENIGVTGAAKSDELLWLSARHRAIVAIDALDELERAIMIASETGSLRILLRILPPKAPNSRFGLNPNDLATALQRCAENRHSIIMDGFSFHLDGYAVAPRAELASALIERCREARERGFPCNAISIGGGFACRYVDEEDWLAFNANLNPSHFHAGKSFSQFYPNYQTPTGADMLDAILQSPTGNATLSAQLSAAKIQLYLEPGRALLDGAGMTVFPVQGFKQNDDHGIVTVAGLSMSLSEQWKNSEFLPTPSLIQRGAARAQIPVRAAIGGSSCMEYDVLTWRKIFFPATPRHGDLIVYPNTAGYQMDKNESEFHQLPLPPKIIVSQQGEHFTWRIDQ
- a CDS encoding ABC transporter substrate-binding protein; amino-acid sequence: MLKTSISMLAASVLLLFSGSAFAGANDMIVDVVAPFEITGLDPAKSGDIFLRMGIVETLVESDKDGNPAPALAKSWVASPDGASVRFSLQPGITFHDGSALAAEDVARALNIARGKPGLLSKAPIESITADGQGTVVVTLTRPFAPILAFLAESRAQILAPSAYEGNSVKAIIGTGPFKLTGIEAPQSLAVERFDGYWGRKPAIEKATYLTVSRGETRALMAESGDADYVFNLDPASRTRLAKSDKVKLLSTSIPRSVLLKVNAGLASLEDVKAREALSLAIDREGLAVAILRYPAAATQLFPPSVGIWYDKSLAPLTYDPDKAKSLLAELGWKAGSDGILQKDEKRFALTLTTYPDRPELPLIAAVLQDQFKEIGVALTINSANSSEIPAKHQDGTLELALMARNFALVPDPIGTMLSDYGPKGGDWGAMNWANTDFNKALDELTRATEPAAAETLRHRAVAAIQNDLPVIPIAWYQQTIAVSPKLEGAAIDPFERSFGLQNMRWAK